One genomic region from Accipiter gentilis chromosome Z, bAccGen1.1, whole genome shotgun sequence encodes:
- the GALT gene encoding galactose-1-phosphate uridylyltransferase isoform X1: MEPSPAGEEEEEAGRFRASEHQHARYNPLRDDWVLVSAHRVKRPWQGQLEKPPPEDVPRWDPNNPLCPGATRANGKVNPQYEGTFVFPNDFPALQPDAPEPGDNDHPLFRVAAARGVCKVMCFHPWSDLTLPLMSLAEIRAVIDAWAELTVELGASYPWVQIFENKGAMMGCSNPHPHCQVWASSFLPNEARMEDRTQRQYLSQHGVPMLLEYAEQEARRKERLVVENADWLVVVPYWATWPYQTLLLPRRHVFRLQDLHEGERDSLASIMQRLLIKYDNLFEVSFPYSMGWHGAPTGPYLEEDCGHWQLHAHYYPPLLRSATVRKFMVGYEMLAQAQRDLTPEQVTAAQRGGTVGSQGVLCQGCPQDRLLAAPCVVPRRQLSASGASPRCTTSRGPRRCRDGEQRSQSSAVLGTLVLILWHPCTGDAVPSASFPIPGYVFHLCRVLLPPLKGLPSLPVQSYWWDWSARPPRPIKPGSKVPLPVSSWLSGPGGRFGVSGGEPQLLGGHNTGG, translated from the exons ATGGAGCCATCGCCGgcgggggaggaagaggaggaggccgGCCGCTTTCGTGCCAGCG AGCACCAGCACGCTCGTTACAACCCGCTGCGGGATGACTGGGTGCTGGTGTCGGCCCACCGGGTGAAGCGACCCTGGCAGGGGCAGCTGGAGAAGCCACCCCCGGAGGATGTCCCCCGCTGGGACCCCAACAACCCTCTTTGCCCCGGGGCCACCCGGGCCAACGGCAAG GTGAACCCCCAGTACGAGGGCACCTTCGTCTTCCCAAATGACTTCCCTGCACTGCAGCCCGATGCTCCCGAGCCTG GTGACAACGATCACCCCTTGTTTCGAGTTGCAGCAGCCCGGGGTGTGTG CAAGGTGATGTGCTTCCACCCTTGGTCGGACCTGACGCTGCCCCTCATGTCCCTGGCAGAGATCCGGGCTGTCATCGACGCGTGGGCAGAGCTGACTGTCGAACTGGGTGCCTCCTACCCTTGGGTGCAG ATCTTCGAGAACAAGGGAGCGATGATGGGCTGCTCCAACCCGCACCCCCACTGCCAG GTGTGGGCCAGCAGCTTCCTACCGAACGAGGCACGCATGGAGGACCGGACCCAGCGGCAGTACCTGAGCCAGCACGGCGTGCCCATGCTGCTGGAGTATGCTGAGCAGGAGGCTCGCCGAAAG GAGCGGCTGGTGGTGGAGAACGCGGACTGGTTGGTTGTGGTTCCATACTGGGCCACCTGGCCCTACCAGACCCTGCTGCTGCCCCGCCGCCACGTCTTCCGCCTCCAGGACCTCCATGAGGGCGAGAGGGACA GTCTGGCCTCCATCATGCAGAGGCTGCTCATCAAGTACGACAACCTCTTTGAAGTCTCCTTCCCCTACTCCATGGGCTGGCATG GAGCCCCCACGGGCCCCTACCTGGAGGAGGACTGTGGGCACTGGCAGCTCCATGCCCACTACTACCCTCCGCTGCTCCGCTCCGCCACCGTCCGCAAGTTCATGGTGGGCTACGAGATGCTGGCGCAGGCGCAGCGGGACCTCACCCCAGAGCAGGTGACCGCAGCTCAGAGAGGGGGGACTGTGGGGAGCCAGGGGGTCCTGTGCCAGGGCTGTCCCCAGGACCGGCTGCTGGCTGCCCCTTGTGTTGTGCCCCGCAGGCAGCTGAGCGCCTCAGGAGCCTCCCCGAGGTGCACTACAAGCAGAGGGCCAAGGAGATGTCGTGATGGGGAGCAGCGGAGCCAGTCCTCAGCTGTGCTCG GTACCCTAGTCCTAATCCTGTGGCATCCTTGCACAGGTGATGCTGttccttctgcctccttccccatcccaggcTATGTCTTCCACCTCTGCAGAGTGCTCCTACCACCACTAAAGGGCTTACCCTCCTTACCAGTCCAGTCTTACTGGTGGGACTGGAGTGCACGGCCTCCCCGGCCAATAAAACCTGGAAGCAAAGTGCCTCTGCCTGTGTCCTCGTGGCTCTCGGGCCCGGGTGGGAGGTTTGGGGTCTCTGGTGGGGAACCCCAGCTGCTGGGGGGGCATAACACTGGGGGCTGA
- the GALT gene encoding galactose-1-phosphate uridylyltransferase isoform X2, with protein sequence MEPSPAGEEEEEAGRFRASEHQHARYNPLRDDWVLVSAHRVKRPWQGQLEKPPPEDVPRWDPNNPLCPGATRANGKVNPQYEGTFVFPNDFPALQPDAPEPGDNDHPLFRVAAARGVCKVMCFHPWSDLTLPLMSLAEIRAVIDAWAELTVELGASYPWVQIFENKGAMMGCSNPHPHCQVWASSFLPNEARMEDRTQRQYLSQHGVPMLLEYAEQEARRKERLVVENADWLVVVPYWATWPYQTLLLPRRHVFRLQDLHEGERDSLASIMQRLLIKYDNLFEVSFPYSMGWHGAPTGPYLEEDCGHWQLHAHYYPPLLRSATVRKFMVGYEMLAQAQRDLTPEQVTAAQRGGTVGSQGVLCQGCPQDRLLAAPCVVPRRQLSASGASPRCTTSRGPRRCRDGEQRSQSSAVLGDAVPSASFPIPGYVFHLCRVLLPPLKGLPSLPVQSYWWDWSARPPRPIKPGSKVPLPVSSWLSGPGGRFGVSGGEPQLLGGHNTGG encoded by the exons ATGGAGCCATCGCCGgcgggggaggaagaggaggaggccgGCCGCTTTCGTGCCAGCG AGCACCAGCACGCTCGTTACAACCCGCTGCGGGATGACTGGGTGCTGGTGTCGGCCCACCGGGTGAAGCGACCCTGGCAGGGGCAGCTGGAGAAGCCACCCCCGGAGGATGTCCCCCGCTGGGACCCCAACAACCCTCTTTGCCCCGGGGCCACCCGGGCCAACGGCAAG GTGAACCCCCAGTACGAGGGCACCTTCGTCTTCCCAAATGACTTCCCTGCACTGCAGCCCGATGCTCCCGAGCCTG GTGACAACGATCACCCCTTGTTTCGAGTTGCAGCAGCCCGGGGTGTGTG CAAGGTGATGTGCTTCCACCCTTGGTCGGACCTGACGCTGCCCCTCATGTCCCTGGCAGAGATCCGGGCTGTCATCGACGCGTGGGCAGAGCTGACTGTCGAACTGGGTGCCTCCTACCCTTGGGTGCAG ATCTTCGAGAACAAGGGAGCGATGATGGGCTGCTCCAACCCGCACCCCCACTGCCAG GTGTGGGCCAGCAGCTTCCTACCGAACGAGGCACGCATGGAGGACCGGACCCAGCGGCAGTACCTGAGCCAGCACGGCGTGCCCATGCTGCTGGAGTATGCTGAGCAGGAGGCTCGCCGAAAG GAGCGGCTGGTGGTGGAGAACGCGGACTGGTTGGTTGTGGTTCCATACTGGGCCACCTGGCCCTACCAGACCCTGCTGCTGCCCCGCCGCCACGTCTTCCGCCTCCAGGACCTCCATGAGGGCGAGAGGGACA GTCTGGCCTCCATCATGCAGAGGCTGCTCATCAAGTACGACAACCTCTTTGAAGTCTCCTTCCCCTACTCCATGGGCTGGCATG GAGCCCCCACGGGCCCCTACCTGGAGGAGGACTGTGGGCACTGGCAGCTCCATGCCCACTACTACCCTCCGCTGCTCCGCTCCGCCACCGTCCGCAAGTTCATGGTGGGCTACGAGATGCTGGCGCAGGCGCAGCGGGACCTCACCCCAGAGCAGGTGACCGCAGCTCAGAGAGGGGGGACTGTGGGGAGCCAGGGGGTCCTGTGCCAGGGCTGTCCCCAGGACCGGCTGCTGGCTGCCCCTTGTGTTGTGCCCCGCAGGCAGCTGAGCGCCTCAGGAGCCTCCCCGAGGTGCACTACAAGCAGAGGGCCAAGGAGATGTCGTGATGGGGAGCAGCGGAGCCAGTCCTCAGCTGTGCTCG GTGATGCTGttccttctgcctccttccccatcccaggcTATGTCTTCCACCTCTGCAGAGTGCTCCTACCACCACTAAAGGGCTTACCCTCCTTACCAGTCCAGTCTTACTGGTGGGACTGGAGTGCACGGCCTCCCCGGCCAATAAAACCTGGAAGCAAAGTGCCTCTGCCTGTGTCCTCGTGGCTCTCGGGCCCGGGTGGGAGGTTTGGGGTCTCTGGTGGGGAACCCCAGCTGCTGGGGGGGCATAACACTGGGGGCTGA
- the GALT gene encoding galactose-1-phosphate uridylyltransferase isoform X3 — protein MEPSPAGEEEEEAGRFRASEHQHARYNPLRDDWVLVSAHRVKRPWQGQLEKPPPEDVPRWDPNNPLCPGATRANGKVNPQYEGTFVFPNDFPALQPDAPEPGDNDHPLFRVAAARGVCKVMCFHPWSDLTLPLMSLAEIRAVIDAWAELTVELGASYPWVQIFENKGAMMGCSNPHPHCQVWASSFLPNEARMEDRTQRQYLSQHGVPMLLEYAEQEARRKERLVVENADWLVVVPYWATWPYQTLLLPRRHVFRLQDLHEGERDSLASIMQRLLIKYDNLFEVSFPYSMGWHGAPTGPYLEEDCGHWQLHAHYYPPLLRSATVRKFMVGYEMLAQAQRDLTPEQAAERLRSLPEVHYKQRAKEMS, from the exons ATGGAGCCATCGCCGgcgggggaggaagaggaggaggccgGCCGCTTTCGTGCCAGCG AGCACCAGCACGCTCGTTACAACCCGCTGCGGGATGACTGGGTGCTGGTGTCGGCCCACCGGGTGAAGCGACCCTGGCAGGGGCAGCTGGAGAAGCCACCCCCGGAGGATGTCCCCCGCTGGGACCCCAACAACCCTCTTTGCCCCGGGGCCACCCGGGCCAACGGCAAG GTGAACCCCCAGTACGAGGGCACCTTCGTCTTCCCAAATGACTTCCCTGCACTGCAGCCCGATGCTCCCGAGCCTG GTGACAACGATCACCCCTTGTTTCGAGTTGCAGCAGCCCGGGGTGTGTG CAAGGTGATGTGCTTCCACCCTTGGTCGGACCTGACGCTGCCCCTCATGTCCCTGGCAGAGATCCGGGCTGTCATCGACGCGTGGGCAGAGCTGACTGTCGAACTGGGTGCCTCCTACCCTTGGGTGCAG ATCTTCGAGAACAAGGGAGCGATGATGGGCTGCTCCAACCCGCACCCCCACTGCCAG GTGTGGGCCAGCAGCTTCCTACCGAACGAGGCACGCATGGAGGACCGGACCCAGCGGCAGTACCTGAGCCAGCACGGCGTGCCCATGCTGCTGGAGTATGCTGAGCAGGAGGCTCGCCGAAAG GAGCGGCTGGTGGTGGAGAACGCGGACTGGTTGGTTGTGGTTCCATACTGGGCCACCTGGCCCTACCAGACCCTGCTGCTGCCCCGCCGCCACGTCTTCCGCCTCCAGGACCTCCATGAGGGCGAGAGGGACA GTCTGGCCTCCATCATGCAGAGGCTGCTCATCAAGTACGACAACCTCTTTGAAGTCTCCTTCCCCTACTCCATGGGCTGGCATG GAGCCCCCACGGGCCCCTACCTGGAGGAGGACTGTGGGCACTGGCAGCTCCATGCCCACTACTACCCTCCGCTGCTCCGCTCCGCCACCGTCCGCAAGTTCATGGTGGGCTACGAGATGCTGGCGCAGGCGCAGCGGGACCTCACCCCAGAGCAG GCAGCTGAGCGCCTCAGGAGCCTCCCCGAGGTGCACTACAAGCAGAGGGCCAAGGAGATGTCGTGA